The genome window TCCGTGGGATATTGCTGCAATATGGCGTCCAGGGATATGGCGTCGAGCTGGCTCTGCACGGTGCTTGAAACGGTTTTCCACACGCTCCGGATGCCGCATTCCGCCTGGTTGGGGCATTCGTTGGATTTGTCGCCGCAGCAAACGGCGAATTCCACCCCATCGTCGAACAGATAGACGAGCGTGCCCAGGCTGATGTCCGCGAGCGGCTGGAGCAGCTGGATGCCGCCTTTGGCGCCCACGGTTCCGGCGGTGATGTTTTCGCGGCGCAGCACCGCATGGATATTCTCCACGGTGCGCAGCGACATGCCGGTCTTTTCCGCGAGGTACGCGGTGGAAACAGGCTCGGACAAGCCGCCGAGCTCAAACAGCACTCTGATCGCATACCGGGTGTTGGGCGAAAACTTCATAATGCCTCACGAATACACATGAATGCTCCCCTCCGCCGCCGGCAGGTAGGAAACGCCTATCCATGTTATCATGAGCAAAATGAAAGCGATTGGCAAGGTCCAGAGTGTGAATTTCGGGTGCGCGCGCCTGAGCCGCATGTGGATATAGATAAGGTAGGCCGCGCCCGTGATGAAGGCCCAGGTTTCCTTGGGGTCCCAGGACCAGTAGTTCCCCCATGCTTCTTTGGCCCAGAGCGCGCCCGTGAGCATGCCCAGCGCCAGAAAGCCGAACCCGATATAGACGATATTGTCCATGAACGCGTACAGTTCCCGGTCCACTTTGCGGCGCGCCATGTTCCGGAGCTGCATGAACGAGGCGATGGTGGCTACCCCCAGCATGGCGTAGGAGAGAATGTACACCGTCACGTGCGGCACGAAGTAGTAGCTTTGCAGCGCGGGCATCAGTGCCTTGGAATGAATCTCCGGCTTGAAGTAGTTTACCCCGATGAAAACGGAGGCCACCACGGCGGAGAAGAGCAGCAGCCAGGGGTACTTCCAGTGCCTGTAGGTGATATACCCAACCAGCGCCAGGAAGAAGGAGTACCAGAGGCGGGTTTCCCCCATGGTCCGCAGGGGGGGCCGCTCAAGGCCGATCCACAGCCCGATGATGAACGCTGCGAACAGCGCCAGGCCCGCGAGCATGAACGCGTGTATGATCCAGGGCTTTCTGTTGCGGAACGCGGCCAGGCCCGCGAAAACCCAGAGATGGGCGGCGGGCAGGGCGAAGTAGATAAAATTATCCCAGGTCATTGTCTTCTCCCGGCCTCCCGCCGCGCTGTCTGCCGGTTCCGGCCCAGATAAGCCAGAGCGCCCCGATACCCATCAGAAAAATTCCGGCATAGGCCGGCCACAGCCAGGCGTCGCGCACCAGCTCGATGCTGCTGTACGTGGACATCTTTCCGGCCTGGTCGTCGTAACTGTATTGGTAGAGCATCCACGGGCCGACGGAGAGCGGTTTGTTCACCTCCAGACGGGCGTCCTCTTTGTGGCCGTCCTGGGTCAGCACCGTGATATCCGAAAGGAACCGTTTGGGCTCCGGCTGGGTCATGACCATGGTGAGGGTGCCTTCCAGATCCAGGCCCGCAAAAAATCCCGGTATGGTGCCGCCGCCGCAGATCCAGCCGGATTTCGTCGCGCCGGTGCGCGTGTTTTTCGCGGTCACCCGCGCGGCGGGGGTGGAGGCGGGCATGGGGGAGGCTTTGTACCCGTCCCCGGCCCGCACGGCTTCATGAATGTATTCGTCGATCGTAACAGCCCATTCGCCCACGTTCCCGGCGGGGTGTTTCGCGTCGATCTGGAGATAGTACGGTTTGTCCTCGGGTTGCGGCTTGCCGTTCTGGCGGTTGATGATAACCAGCTTGGGCGGGTACTCCTCCATGGCGAAGTCCTTCAAGCGGATGGCGATGGGCAGTTCCAGCACGTCGTTTTTCGCGCTGTAGACCCGCCATTCGAGCTCGCCCTCGCGGATATGCATGACGAAGCGCTGCATGTCCGCCGCGCCGAAACCGGCGGCGAGCAGGAGGATCCATAACCCCAGGTGGTTGCAGTAAAAGGCGAGATCCCGTTTCCGGAAGGCCGTGAGCCTGCGCACGATGACGAGGCCGAGGGAGACGAGCGTTGTTCCGTACAGGAGCACGAACGGCCAGGACCGGGTGACCGTGGTGAAGCCGAGATCCGCAAAAACGCTGTGCGCGTGCGGGTCCACCCTGACCATCTGCGGCGTGAGTCCCATGATGAGGCCGAACAGCAGCAGCGCGGCGATGCAGCTGACGCAAAAGGGTATTCCCGAAAGCCACTGGAACACAACCGTTTTGCGCGCAAACGCGGAGAGGCCAAGGAGCAAAACCAGGGCCGCGGCGATCCCGGCGTTCGCGGGGTAGTGCAGGAGGAAGAAGTTGAAATGGCCGATGGCCAGTTGCAGGGCGAACCCCGCGGCAGCGATTCCGGCGACCAGAAGGGCGCTTTCTTTATACTGCCAGGGCGGTTGCCACAGCGGACGTTTTTTCTGTTCCATACTCTGGGGTCAAAAAAAGTGCCCGGCGATTGGTCGTCCGGGCACTTTCCGGGTAATCAGTTGGCGAGGGAAACCGTCATACAGCGTTCAAATCCATTGTCATCATAGACTGTTGCCCCCTGACGCAGCCAGGGAGCAAAAAGACCATTTAGAGCCTTCCGGCCTGCTTGGCTTCGGAGAGCCACTGGGGCACGACGGTCTTTTTCCATTCTTCCTTTTCGCGCTTCAGCTTGTTCATATCCAGCCCGATATAGGCCTGGGCCTTGTCCTTGCTGGAGATGTCCGGCATGACCATCTTGGCGCCCTTCTCGAAGAGGACTTTCTGCAGTTCAAGCTGGGCGAGCAGGCTCTTGTCCAGGCTGTGGGCCAGGATGCGCTGCGTTTCAACCGGGGCGTGGAAGGAGGCGCCGTGGGAAGCCACGCCGAAGTCCCAGCGCCACTGGGCCTGGCGGATCAGCTTCTGCGCGGCGGCCATTTCTTCCTTGGTCGCGCCGGCATCCCAGGCGGTCTTGGCCATGATATGGGCCTTCGCCAGTTCCGCCTCGACCCGGTCACGCACTTCCAGGACCTTGTCCTGGTGGTCGTAGACGTACTTTTTCAGATTTTCTTCCGTATCCCTGTGGCAGGTCTGGCAGGTGGAGGACACGTTTTTGAGCGGGCTCATGATCTGGTGGTTGGAATACTTGAGGCCGCCTTCGGAAATATAGGGCATGTGGCAATCCGCGCAGGAGAGGCCGCGCTGGCCGTGGGTGCCGAGCAGGAACACTTCGTAATCCGGGTGCTGGGCTTTGAGCATCGGGGTCTTGCTGAGCGCGTGGGTCCAGTCGGAGAAGCCGATGTTGTCGTAGTATTCTTCCATGGCTTCGACGGTCATGCCTTTATCCCACGGGAAGGTCAGGTACTTGCCGTCGCCCTTGAAGTAGTATTCCACGTGGCACTGGGCGCAGACCAGGGAACGCATTTCCTGGAGGGACGCCTTGGAGATGTCCTTGCCCTGGCGCTGGAACGCTTGGATGAGCGCCGGGCGGGTGATGGTCAGGTTCATGGTTTTGGGGTCGTGGCAATCCGCGCAGCCGAGGGGGTTCACGACTTCGCTGCCCCAGGCGCTCCATTTGGCCTTGTAATATTCCTCAATGCCCTTTTCCTGTATCAGGCGGGGCACGTCCGGGCTTTTACAGGTCCAGCAGGTGCCGGGCTGCAAATCGCCCTGGCCGTCTCTGGGGGTGCCGGTCCGCAACGAATCGCGCATGTCGTCAAGCGTATACCAGTGGCCGCGCGGGGCGGAATAATCGCGGGAGAACGCGTACCCGGCCCAGAGCACGACCATGGCCGGGCGCGATTTAAGCACGTCCTCCGGGGCGTTGCCGAGGTGCTTGCTGCGGAAGTCCGTTTCCTGGGTTTTTTTCCAGGTTTCGTATTCCCGCGGGTAGTTCAGGCCCCACTGGTCGCTGTGCGGGTTGATGCCGGTGATCTCGACCTTTTTGTTGTTGTAGATCGAGGCGATTTCCGCCCGGCGCTCGGTAATGGAGGCCGCCAGAAGGCCCAGCAGGAACACGCCCACCATGGCGACGCCGAAGATTCCCCAGCCGATCAGGGGTCGTTCCTTGACTGTTTCCGCGAAGGACAGGGACATGTTCTTGAGCTTTTCCAGGAGTTTCATACGCACGCTTCCGTCGGGTTAAAGTCCATTATTGCATTGCTTTATTCAGCCAGTCGGGCACGGGGGACGAAGGCAGGGGCACAATGGCGTTGGGCGCCGAGGCCAGGTTGCTTATCCTGGTGTGCGGCACTTCCCTGTGGCAGTCCCAGCAGGCCTTTTCCCGGCCGTTTTTCACATCGGCGTATTGCGCCATGCCCGTTTTCACGAACTCGGTGTTCAACTGGGTATGGCACCGGACGCAGTTCTGCAGAATAACTTCGTTGCTGGCGTCCCGGGGCCGGATAACCTGCGGCTCCGCCCGGAGGGTGAACATGGCCGCGTGGTACAGCCCGTCCTGGGCCTTGAAGGCGTAGCCCGCCACCAGGCCCTGCGGCACGTGGCAGTCGTTGCAGGTCGCCCAGCGGGCGTGGGAGCTGTGGTTCCAGGATTGATAATACGGCGCCATGATGTGGCAGTTGACGCAGGCGGAAGGATCGTCGGAAAGATAGGAGAACGCCCGCGACATATAGACGGTGTACCCGCCGAGGCCCACCGTGACGCCGCCCACGATGAAGAGCGGCAGAATGAACTGCGCGGGGATGGGCTTCAAAATACGCCGCATGAGGTCCGGCGCCCACGACCGGCATTCAAAGACAATATACCCGGCGTCAATGCTGTCCGGTTAAGCTGCCAAGGATAACAGACTGAGGTTATAGAGGTTTTCATTTTTTCGTCGTCGGGGCTTCAGGAGTTCTTCCAGCGAGTCTGTTCCGAGGATGTTCAGTGAGGCGATTTGGAAAAGTTGCTGCACGGACAGCCCTGTTTTACTCAGGAATTTCTGGTAGGCCAGGAGCAGGTAGACGGTCAGCGCGGTATAAATCTGAATCAATACAGCATTTTCCGTGTTCCCGACAAAGCTTTTGATGCGTAGATTCTGTTTGATTTCGCGAAAAAAGAGTTCGATTTTCCAGCGTTCTTTGTAAATATCGGCGATGGTGCGGGCGGACAGGCGAAAGTGATTTGTCAGAAATTCGTAACGCTTGCCTGTTTCGGCGTCCCGGTAGCCGATGCGACGCAGGCGCAAGACTTTTCCCCGGCTGTGCTTCACTTCGATAATGTGGTCGGAAGTAACCCCGCTTGTGCGGTTCACCGGGCGGCGCTCCAGCAGTTTGTAAACAGCGTTGTCCTTCAGGCGGGTGACGAAAAAGATGCCATTTTCGAGCAGGGTCTGAAACCAGGGGTAACTGACATAGCCTTTGTCGAAGGTCACGATGGAGCCTTTGGGCAGAGAAAGACTTTTCGCCATACGGCTTTCGTGCGTTTTGGCCACATCAACGGTGACAAATGCCGGGATATGACCATCGTGGTCAAGCACTGTGTTCATTTTGACGCCGCCCTTGTTTTGGCGGAACGTGGCCCAGGGAAACAGCGACAAACACAGGCTGATGGTGGTGGCGTCCATGCTGTAAAGTTTGCATTTGAAATGAAATTTGTGTTTGGAGGCCTTGGGAACACACAGGCTGTACATGTCGGCAAATAGATCTTTGAAAAAGCCCACAGGCCGGGAGTTGTTGGCATCGGAGAAAGTGGAACGTGCAACGGGAAAAAGGCCAAAATGATACAGCCTCTTGCCGCAGGCGGCCAAACAGCGCAATCCGTCACGCATGGAGCGCCTTGCTGCAAGCTGGATAAAAGCCATGACCGTAAACTGTTCCTTAAAGCCGAATTGTCGAGAAGAACGACCTGTTTTATGCCGGGCTTCCAGTTTCTGAAAAACATGTCTGGGAATCAATGATAGCATTTGAGAAAAGAGTGTATTATGATGGCTCATGTTCAAAATCTCCTTGGGCTGCAATGGGTTATGCAACTGTTTTGTAGCATAAACCTCGGAGATTTTGAACATATTTAACGCACCTTAGCCGGACAGCATTGACCCGGCGTAAATAACCGACATGGCGGCTGCGTACAGTACGGCGCAAGCCATTCGCTTGACTCTGTCCGTGATACATCGAAGAATTTTTGCCATATTCGTTCCGGGTTGGCCTGTTGTTGAGCCTGTATAAGAGGATCGATGTTTTTTCTCTATCAATTTTTAAAAAACAATACAATCTACAAAATGGGTTATTTTTATAATTATAATCGATAGAAAAGGTTGAGGTTTAAAAAAATTCGATAGAGCGGCTGGGAATTTTTTGGCGGACGCCGCATCCCCCCGTGCGTGATCCATTTCGCCCATAAAAAAACAACCGGCCGCCGGGGATATTCCGGCTGCCGGTTTTGTGGAAAATTGTTCCAGAGCGTTACATCAATGGAAATACAATGGTTTCGTTTCTCCCAGCAACGCGCTGATCAGGCGGTCTATGTCCTCTTCGTCGTTATAAAAGTGCAGGGACATCCGTACGCCGCCGCAACCGGCCTGATAGCGCACGGAAACTCCGACTCCGAGTTGCGAGAGCCGTCTCATGGTTTCCAGATCCGTGTCCACGCTTCCCGTGGTGGCGGAAACGATTCCGGACCGTTCTCCTTCCCCGCAGGGGGTGCTGACGGTGAATCCCTTGACGGCGCGCAGCCTTTCTATCAGGCGGTCCGTCAAATGCAGGACGCGTTCCTCGATATTCGCGATGCCGTAGGCATTGATGGTCTTTAATGACTCGTACAGGCCCCACAGGCCGGGCAGGTTGGGGCACGATTGGTATTTCGCGGCCGTGTCAACGAATTCAATGGCATAGTCGGTGAGGTTGTCCAGGTCGAGTTGATGATGGTACGGCTGCCGGGCTGGGTTTTTGAACAGGTTGCCGGATTCCACGATCGTGGGGTCGTACTTGCCGATGAGGTCCCGCCGGACGAACATGAGTCCGGTCGAGAACGGCCCGAAAAGCCACTTGTGGGATTGCGTCACCATGAAGTGGATGCCGGTTTTGCGCACGTCCAACTCCATGGCGCCGAGGGATTGGCAGGAATCGACGACCACATAAGC of uncultured delta proteobacterium contains these proteins:
- a CDS encoding conserved hypothetical protein (Evidence 4 : Homologs of previously reported genes of unknown function), whose product is MRRILKPIPAQFILPLFIVGGVTVGLGGYTVYMSRAFSYLSDDPSACVNCHIMAPYYQSWNHSSHARWATCNDCHVPQGLVAGYAFKAQDGLYHAAMFTLRAEPQVIRPRDASNEVILQNCVRCHTQLNTEFVKTGMAQYADVKNGREKACWDCHREVPHTRISNLASAPNAIVPLPSSPVPDWLNKAMQ
- a CDS encoding putative Aminotransferase, class V (Evidence 3 : Function proposed based on presence of conserved amino acid motif, structural feature or limited homology), whose protein sequence is MKITDVKALRRDFPIFRHRTYVDTACYAPGYARVAQAAADWHSSAMLMPGTSFDQTLAWLKPVAFARVEAAKLLGAQEEEIAFITSTGMGNCKIADALDLKAGDNVVINDLEFPSNVIAFTARQRKGVEIRRVNHQGGRLLLDDFAKLVDDRTRLIAISSVQWTNGFRMDLKSLVDLAESKKAYVVVDSCQSLGAMELDVRKTGIHFMVTQSHKWLFGPFSTGLMFVRRDLIGKYDPTIVESGNLFKNPARQPYHHQLDLDNLTDYAIEFVDTAAKYQSCPNLPGLWGLYESLKTINAYGIANIEERVLHLTDRLIERLRAVKGFTVSTPCGEGERSGIVSATTGSVDTDLETMRRLSQLGVGVSVRYQAGCGGVRMSLHFYNDEEDIDRLISALLGETKPLYFH
- the nrfA gene encoding Cytochrome c-552, producing MKLLEKLKNMSLSFAETVKERPLIGWGIFGVAMVGVFLLGLLAASITERRAEIASIYNNKKVEITGINPHSDQWGLNYPREYETWKKTQETDFRSKHLGNAPEDVLKSRPAMVVLWAGYAFSRDYSAPRGHWYTLDDMRDSLRTGTPRDGQGDLQPGTCWTCKSPDVPRLIQEKGIEEYYKAKWSAWGSEVVNPLGCADCHDPKTMNLTITRPALIQAFQRQGKDISKASLQEMRSLVCAQCHVEYYFKGDGKYLTFPWDKGMTVEAMEEYYDNIGFSDWTHALSKTPMLKAQHPDYEVFLLGTHGQRGLSCADCHMPYISEGGLKYSNHQIMSPLKNVSSTCQTCHRDTEENLKKYVYDHQDKVLEVRDRVEAELAKAHIMAKTAWDAGATKEEMAAAQKLIRQAQWRWDFGVASHGASFHAPVETQRILAHSLDKSLLAQLELQKVLFEKGAKMVMPDISSKDKAQAYIGLDMNKLKREKEEWKKTVVPQWLSEAKQAGRL
- a CDS encoding conserved membrane hypothetical protein (Evidence 4 : Homologs of previously reported genes of unknown function); protein product: MEQKKRPLWQPPWQYKESALLVAGIAAAGFALQLAIGHFNFFLLHYPANAGIAAALVLLLGLSAFARKTVVFQWLSGIPFCVSCIAALLLFGLIMGLTPQMVRVDPHAHSVFADLGFTTVTRSWPFVLLYGTTLVSLGLVIVRRLTAFRKRDLAFYCNHLGLWILLLAAGFGAADMQRFVMHIREGELEWRVYSAKNDVLELPIAIRLKDFAMEEYPPKLVIINRQNGKPQPEDKPYYLQIDAKHPAGNVGEWAVTIDEYIHEAVRAGDGYKASPMPASTPAARVTAKNTRTGATKSGWICGGGTIPGFFAGLDLEGTLTMVMTQPEPKRFLSDITVLTQDGHKEDARLEVNKPLSVGPWMLYQYSYDDQAGKMSTYSSIELVRDAWLWPAYAGIFLMGIGALWLIWAGTGRQRGGRPGEDNDLG
- a CDS encoding conserved membrane hypothetical protein (Evidence 4 : Homologs of previously reported genes of unknown function) — its product is MTWDNFIYFALPAAHLWVFAGLAAFRNRKPWIIHAFMLAGLALFAAFIIGLWIGLERPPLRTMGETRLWYSFFLALVGYITYRHWKYPWLLLFSAVVASVFIGVNYFKPEIHSKALMPALQSYYFVPHVTVYILSYAMLGVATIASFMQLRNMARRKVDRELYAFMDNIVYIGFGFLALGMLTGALWAKEAWGNYWSWDPKETWAFITGAAYLIYIHMRLRRAHPKFTLWTLPIAFILLMITWIGVSYLPAAEGSIHVYS
- a CDS encoding transposase; translation: MFKISEVYATKQLHNPLQPKEILNMSHHNTLFSQMLSLIPRHVFQKLEARHKTGRSSRQFGFKEQFTVMAFIQLAARRSMRDGLRCLAACGKRLYHFGLFPVARSTFSDANNSRPVGFFKDLFADMYSLCVPKASKHKFHFKCKLYSMDATTISLCLSLFPWATFRQNKGGVKMNTVLDHDGHIPAFVTVDVAKTHESRMAKSLSLPKGSIVTFDKGYVSYPWFQTLLENGIFFVTRLKDNAVYKLLERRPVNRTSGVTSDHIIEVKHSRGKVLRLRRIGYRDAETGKRYEFLTNHFRLSARTIADIYKERWKIELFFREIKQNLRIKSFVGNTENAVLIQIYTALTVYLLLAYQKFLSKTGLSVQQLFQIASLNILGTDSLEELLKPRRRKNENLYNLSLLSLAA
- a CDS encoding Transcriptional regulator (fragment) translates to MKFSPNTRYAIRVLFELGGLSEPVSTAYLAEKTGMSLRTVENIHAVLRRENITAGTVGAKGGIQLLQPLADISLGTLVYLFDDGVEFAVCCGDKSNECPNQAECGIRSVWKTVSSTVQSQLDAISLDAILQQYPTESHGIVLNKFHPEDAVAIKGLKK